One window of Lytechinus variegatus isolate NC3 chromosome 2, Lvar_3.0, whole genome shotgun sequence genomic DNA carries:
- the LOC121409217 gene encoding ecdysone-induced protein 78C-like codes for MAPISKKVPIKPILPSCRVCGDEASGIHYGVTSCEGCKGFFRRCIGNKTLIVQCQKEGHCEIGKNTRGRCAHCRYQKCLAVGMSVHSVRVGRYSKKQKMKNLAEIQSLATPEQIVERERKDREIYALIQKVVNAHDVTSSKMTTTAHIKLKQDSQQMHPDRLPVDLSALSLPGANVWSHFLDEPCDLGDLYSRICTVKGYLTDVLTPSVVNVVQFSKNLPGFCDLLQEDQMTLLKAGFFEIWLLRTCMEIAFTSDSVSFGTEHGYTMSHLSMLGCDYRFWDELFDFSRSFNNLQLIKEEIALFTTVVLFSPDRHGLVEPSKVEVLQDRYLECLKREVTRRDWKNKQLFARLLMQATNLRAVSAIFFKSTSEFRHAWPYMEIPALLQEILNYDC; via the exons ATGGCGCCTATCAGCAAGAAAGTCCCCATCAAGCCCATTCTTCCGTCGTGCCGTGTGTGCGGCGATGAGGCATCTGGGATACATTACGGGGTGACTTCATGTGAAGGGTGTAAAGGGTTCTTCAGACGTTGCATCGGGAACAAAACCCTCATCGTGCAGTGTCAGAAAGAAGGCCATTGTGAGATTGGCAAGAATACTAGAGGGCGCTGTGCTCACTGCAGATACCAGAAGTGTCTTGCAGTCGGCATGTCTGTGCATT CTGTTCGTGTAGGACGTTATTCTAAGAAACAGAAGATGAAAAACCTTGCCGAGATCCAGAGTCTGGCTACTCCTGAGCAGATTGTTGAGCGGGAAAGAAAGGACCGAGAAATTTACGCTCTCATTCAGAAGGTTGTAAACGCTCATGACGTCACCAGCTCTAAGATGACAACAACAGCACAC ATCAAACTGAAGCAAGACTCCCAACAGATGCATCCTGATAGACTTCCTGTAGACCTGTCAGCCCTATCCCTTCCTGGAGCCAATGTTTGGTCCCACTTCTTGGATGAACCTTGTGATCTTGGAGACTTGTACTCTAGGATTTGTACCGTCAAAGGATACCTGACCGACGTCCTCACTCCCTCTGTTGTGAATGTGGTGCAATTCAGCAAGAATCTACCCGGCTTTTGTGATCTTCTGCAG gaggatCAGATGACTCTTCTCAAAGCTGGTTTCTTTGAGATCTGGCTCCTGCGGACATGCATGGAAATTGCCTTCACGTCAGATTCAGTGTCCTTTGGTACGGAGCATGGGTACACTATGTCCCATCTTAGCATGCTTGGCTGTGATTACAGATTCTGGGACGAGCTCTTCGATTTCTCCAGGAGCTTCAACAATCTCCAGCTGATCAAGGAAGAAATTGCTCTCTTTACCACCGTTGTTCTTTTCAGTCCAG ATCGCCATGGCCTAGTAGAACCTAGTAAAGTAGAAGTACTTCAAGATCGTTATCTCGAATGCCTCAAGAGGGAAGTGACAAGAAGGGACTGGAAGAACAAGCAACTCTTCGCAAGGCTCCTGATGCAGGCTACAAATCTACGGGCAGTATCCGCAATCTTCTTTAAGAGCACGTCCGAATTCAGGCACGCATGGCCTTACATGGAGATTCCTGCGCTTCTGCAGGAGATTCTCAACTATGACTGCTGA